From the Polaribacter huanghezhanensis genome, the window GTGGTCGTTGGAACATTCTAGTTGATTGGACGTACAAGCAACAGAGTTACTTTTTTAAAAAAGAAATTTTCTACTAAATGTTGTTTTCGGCAATTATTTTTGGACTTTTAGGTAGTTTTCATTGTATTGGAATGTGTGGTCCAATTGCTTTTATGTTACCAGTTGATAGAACAAATAACACCAAAAGAATCTTGCAAATTTCTGTATATCATTTTGGGAGATTATTTACCTACGGAATTTTAGGGTTGCTTTTTGGTTTCTTAGGAAAAGGATTTTACCTTTTCGGATTTCAACAATATGTATCTATAGTAATTGGTGTTTTAATGATTTTAATGGTGGTATTGCCTAAAAAAACAATCAATACCTTTAGTATCACAAAACCGATTTATAAATTATTATCTGGAGTTAAAAATAGATTAGGAAAAGAATTGAAAAAGAAAAAAACAGATACTTTTTTTACGATTGGTTTCTTAAACGGATTTTTACCTTGCGGATTGGTGTACATGGCAATTTTTGCTTCCATAGCAACTGGTAATGTTGTTGAAGGAAGTTTGTATATGGTTTTATTTGGATTGGGAACAATTCCGTTAATGACCGCTTTTGTGTATTTAGGAAACTTTACAACAGGCTTGGTTAGAAAAAGAATTCAACAGTTTATTCCTGTTGCAGTTGTCGTAATTGCGGTATTATTTATTTTACGCGGAATGGGATTAGGAATTCCGTATGTTTCTCCAATTCATGTTCACGAAATGGTTGCAGGAAGTCAAATGTGTCATTAATTTAGTTAGAAAGTTAGAAAGTTAGAAAGTTAGAAAGTTAGAAAGTTGCAAAGGGGCAAAGGCTCAAAGATGCAGAGTTGCAAAGGCTAAAAGAAGTGAAATTTTGATATTGTAAAGAGTGCAAAATTTTTATTTTTGATAACTGATAACTGATAACTGATAACTGATAACTGATAACTGATAACTGATAACTGATAACTGATAACTGTTACTTCTTCCTTCCCCAATACGTTGCTAAAATCATTCCAGAAAACACATCCCAGATTCCCCAAAAAGCAGCTAATAAAGCCATTCCGCCCAAACCTTCAAAGAATCCAAAGATTAATAACAATCCTAACCCACCATTTTGAATTCCGGTTTCCATAGAAATTGTTTTCCGATCCTTTTTGTTTAGTCCAAAACTTTTAGCGGTATAATACCCAATGATAAAAGCAAAAATATTATGAAAAATTACTAAGAATAAAACCAAGTGTATATAATTCATAAAGATGTCTAAATTTTGTGAAAAGGCGATAAAAATAAGTGCTACAAAAACCAACATAGAAAGAGGTTTTAATACTTTCTCTATTTTT encodes:
- a CDS encoding sulfite exporter TauE/SafE family protein, with amino-acid sequence MLFSAIIFGLLGSFHCIGMCGPIAFMLPVDRTNNTKRILQISVYHFGRLFTYGILGLLFGFLGKGFYLFGFQQYVSIVIGVLMILMVVLPKKTINTFSITKPIYKLLSGVKNRLGKELKKKKTDTFFTIGFLNGFLPCGLVYMAIFASIATGNVVEGSLYMVLFGLGTIPLMTAFVYLGNFTTGLVRKRIQQFIPVAVVVIAVLFILRGMGLGIPYVSPIHVHEMVAGSQMCH